In Streptomyces dengpaensis, the following proteins share a genomic window:
- a CDS encoding DUF6247 family protein: MSAQPDHAPVTPYAPAPGAPAELLAQLRADRRADTWVPAFEREWAAALEESRRTFSLAGLYEVVQNWQGRLASAPAVDAFLAGGCDDSDFIDMAELRGRRR, from the coding sequence ATGAGCGCGCAGCCCGACCACGCACCCGTCACCCCGTACGCCCCCGCACCCGGAGCTCCGGCCGAACTCCTCGCCCAGCTGCGCGCCGACCGGCGCGCGGACACCTGGGTACCGGCCTTCGAACGGGAGTGGGCCGCCGCCCTCGAGGAATCACGGCGCACGTTCTCCCTCGCCGGGCTGTACGAGGTCGTCCAGAACTGGCAGGGCCGCCTCGCCTCCGCCCCGGCCGTCGACGCGTTCCTCGCTGGAGGCTGCGACGACAGCGACTTCATCGACATGGCGGAGCTCCGCGGGCGGCGCCGGTGA